The Anolis carolinensis isolate JA03-04 chromosome 2, rAnoCar3.1.pri, whole genome shotgun sequence genome contains the following window.
ccaactgatGCATCAGATTAAACCagtcagctgctgaacttgctgactgaaagatcagcggtttgaatccagagcagggtgagctcccgcagttagccccagcttctgccaacctagcagttcgaaaacatgcaaatgtgagtagatcaataggtactgctttggcaggaaggtaatggcactcccacatgaccttggaggtgtcttcagacaatgccggctctttgggttagaaatggagatgagcaccaacacccagagtcggacacgactagacttcatttcaggggaaaacctttacctttaccttgagagtacagtagagtctcacttatccaacgtaaacgggccggtagaacgttggataagtgagtgttggataagtgagactctactgtagttaattgACAGTTTATGGATAGTAAGCGCTGGAATATCTTTGGCTGGCTTCCTGATGgccttaatgtttttgtagttgccATTTTGGGTATGTTTGGGGAAGGCAAAGTAGCAATGGTAGTCTACATGTTGAAGAAGTACTTCAGAAAACAGGTTCAACCTGTAGCCTAATTTTGCAGAATTCCAGTTCACATGCTGCAATCTCCTCCTGCATATATAATACTAGTTTCACTCGATGGGGTTAAATTGTTTTAGTCCTCAGATTACAATCTGAAGGACAGCTATCCCAGCAGGAACACAGGGGTTGGTCATTCCTCCTGTATGGGAGACTTCCTTTCAGAAGAGGTGCTACGAACAAGTTTCAAACCTGGGGTAAATCGCGATGTACGTTAAAATAGTTGTATTTGGGGAAATCTTGAGGAAAAAAGATTGCTTTGGATAACTTAAAACTGGAGCCTCTTCTTGGGAAGCTACCCAAAGTGAGTCAAAAGATGTTTTGAAAAACACGTGTGTCATGCTGGATACATTATTGAGTCACTGCAGAAGTGAGTTGGTTTTGTTTAAATCAGGATTAGGCAAAGCATGGGCCAAACACAGCCCCGTTGAGTGTGTAGGAATCCATGGACCCCCAAGATGCCTCCTTCTGAAAATTGAGAGGGGAAGGCATTTTCTATTCCTAGGAGTGGTGGTTTTTCTACATTCACCCCCCAAAAGAAACAGAAGCAGTTGATTAGCTACTTCCTCATTGTAATCATCATCGTCAtccgcccccccccgcccccccaacaTTTTTTGGAGACGTGCAGAAAATTAGACCCCTGAAACATGCCAATTTCTGACTTAAATAAAGTGCTCTGCAATACTTTACCAATAAGTATACCCTGATTACTGCCTCTGTTTCTTTCTTCTAGAATGATGTCGTAAAAGCCCGCTCCTATTTTTCACAGatcataaacacagaaagtaggATATGCAATAACCTGAAAGTAAGTGTGCTGAATGCTCCTGCTGAACCCTGAAGGCATGATGTTTTTGTTTAAAGTAAAGATTCTCCGTTCCTTTGAACAGTCTTAGAGCATGTAATATCCTACTATATTTCACACTAATCAGGAGAAATGATCATTGCTTTAATCTTTTATGGTTTAAGACTTGCATTGCTGGGATGTCATTGCTCTTCTTCTACTACTTTATAGTTGTAAAGTGTTTGAAATTGCTATTTCATCTGTTTTAAAACTGGATTTTCAGATTGTTCTTAGACTGATTCTTAGAGTATACATTATAACCCTTGTATCTGTGTGGGATACATTCTTGGACTTACTGTCGTTACTGTAGATAATAATGAACTCTATTGATCAAATGAGTTCAGGCAGAAGCGTACCACAGAGTCTAAGCACAACAGTCATTTATTTGCACCTTACACACGTAGCCAGAAGGCAATTTtgcacacaatattttaaataattttgtgtatgaaacaaagtttgtgtgtacattgaatcatcagaatcACCTCTCATTGCCCATGGACCTGAACATGTtaattttgtgtgattttaagTGAGGATCAATTAATATTTATTCGTTCATGATTTTATTCAAGCTACTCCTTCAGGCTGAGTCGGGGGACCTAGACAACCTTGTACAGACCCTGGAAAGAGCTGTTGATTCCAGTGCTTCGGATTTTGTGAAAAAACCTGAGTTCTGTGTGGAAGTGGTAAGTGaatgaataatataaaaacaacaaatgaGAGAAAGCTTTGTATAGCTAAAATTTTGACTTATTTTTTGCCATTGTCAAAAAGAAAAGTTTACATTATTCTGTAGGTTCAGAATCATGGAAAAGCTATACAGTCaactttccactttcatgggttgCATTTTCATGAATTTCCTTATTTGCAGATTATTTACTGCCACATCTGCAAGCATTGTGAGACTAAGGGAGACCTTGATTACATGATCCCTATGAAAAACAGCAAGGCAGTGGATAGATGGGTGGAAGGGAGCAAGTGAGTGGGGACACATTTCTTTCTGAAATGGGGCAAAGAAAGGCAAAGAATTTGGGTATCTGGGCAGAGGAAAGCCACCAGCAAACACATAGGGGAGACTGCAAGCATTGTAGACTGAGGGAGACCTCGATTGCATGATGAAGCTTGTAAATGAAAAATCGCATAGGGCAGAGGAGGCAgagaaaaacacagaaaaatCGTATGCCTGGGTACAAAAAATCATACAGTAAACACATAGGAGAAGAAAGACATAGGCATGAGAAACACAGTGAGCAACCATACAGGAGTAAAAGATGGTGATATTTTTGTCCTGTTCTTTTCATAGCTGAGTACAGCCAGGGAGAAGCTGGAGGATAACCCAACTCTGTGTATCTGGTTTGAAGAAATCATGGCCAAGCTCCAGGCCTCAGGACAGGTGACCTCCCTGTCTCTCGATGACTTGCTGTGTCAGACCCCACAGTCAAAGAGACGCCACACGCAGCTGCTGAAACAGAAACAAGTCAGCCGACGGACTCTGAAGCCTCTACACTCGGCCCTCCTAGCTGAGTAGATCTCACAGTTGGACTGTATATTTTCCTTGGAAGAACTGGGTTCCAATAAAATGTCTCCTGTGCTTAGGAAAGTGTGTTTTCATTTTCTCTGTTTTCCTTGGTGAATTGTAATGTTCCAAACAAACCATCAGAACTTGTTGATGCTATGCTTTTAAATACCTATTTCCAAAATCTCCTTAGAGCTAGCCAGAATTACTTCTGAAGGACTGTAAATTtcagaatccctcagccagtTTGCACAATAACTCAAGGATACTAGGAGTTGTTATCTCCACATATACCAAAAAAGGGAGAAATATTATAACTTCACCAGCCTCTGCAAAATATGTTAATAAATGGTGTATAAACAAGTAAATAATAACTGTACCTAGAAATGTCAAGAGCACTTGTTTTGATAGAAAGGTTGCGTGGTGGCCTCTAAAGGAAAATGGATATCCTCTGTGCCCAGTATATCTCTTTCCTGATCACAAGTTTCCAAGCAGAATGATACAGCTTCATCAATGTTTATCACTACAGGGGAGATAATAAATTCTCATCGATTCCTACTGGGACAAGGAGATGGAGGGACAAAGTGTGGCTAGGAGGTTCCAAAATATCACCCCAAACAAGTTTTTAAAAGGTCACTATCCCAAAGCTCCACACATAACTCaaaaattatcttttaaaaaattccaaatatAAGGTCACTTTCGGTCATCTGAGATAACTCCAATACCATCCATAGGGGGAAGTAGGGAGGTacacaggttaaaaaaaaaaagatcttcaAGAGTTTTGCCTACTTTGTACTTGAGTATTGATAACCAGAAGTCAGAAACTGTACTCCCTGCTGCTTTGTTGAACCTTTGGCTCTCCAGCTACTTTTGTTTATGTTCTCTGAAACACCTGGTGAGCAAAATATTCCCCACATTTGCATGAATTACATTACTTCTAAAAAGTACAGtgcaaaagaaatatatttttaaaatcagacTAACTACATTGCTGGAGTCTCAAAACAGATAGGCCTAGGTATCCTACCAATGTTGCCAGTTATACTCCTGCTTTATATATGTCTGCTAGCCTTTAAACATATTGCTGGCCAAAAAGTAAAACAATATAGATTCACCCAATGTCAAAACTACATATTATAGACAGAGCTGTGAACTTGCCTTTTTAGAGGATATATGCCACCATCTAGAAAAGGTAAAACACCATCATTCATAGCAGCTGAAATATTCACTATTcgctcatccagcccattaccaaATTGGgataggtttttgttttttacagtcTCCACAGCCCAAGTTGTCTCAAAAAGGGCAAATGTTGCTAAGTGTCATAGGCATAGGGATGATGCTTCCTTCTACAGCTCCAGGTAAAGAGCTCACAATAACACATATCACATGTGAACCTTTGGGATCCTAATTCCCTCTGTCATATAGTATATTGTGTTTTAGAAAATGTCCCATAGTACAGCACACAGTTTTAGAAAATGAAATTTAAGGCTGGGTTAAGGAATTCTAATAACTTGTCTAAATAGTATAGAGCAGGCAGCAGAGGGCAGAATGGATCATGCTAAGTGGAACAATACATCTAGTTTCAACAGGGAAGTATAAGAAAACTGCACTGAATCAAAGAAACCGAAGCTTCTGGTGGGGTTTGTATGTGATAAAGCTCAAACATTTATGGGAATTGTCCCTTTTGTGAACTATATTCTAAATTCATATGTGAAAAAGATGCATACTAGTCTTCATAGGAAGCCATCTCCAAAACTCACAGCCTTTGTCAACCTGGATTCCTTTAGATTTCAGTTCCTGTCAAAACCAGCATGTTCAATAGTCAGGGATGATGAATGTTGTAGGCTAAACCCAAGGAGGGTTTCATATTGGGAAAAGCTGTGTtaaggtccttccagacaggcccaatatcccatgttttctgctttaaactggattatgtggagtCCCCACTTGCCAGATAatttggaataaacagaaaatctgggatcagatcctgagatatagtgcctgtctggaagagctcaTTGGGAGACAATTTTAAAAAGATCCAGATACATAATGAGATGTATCTGGATCCTTTTTAATTGTCTCCCAATGagctttaagggcccttccagatattgAGATTTATCTGGATCCTTTTTAATCGTCTCCCAATGATCTCTAAGGGTCCAACCAGACAAGCCTATTGTGTTGGTTTTTAATATGCGTTTCATAGTGAACAAGTTCGAGCAAATAAGGTCAGTTTTATGATGCTTTGTCACTCTTTAAGAAAATCTAGTACAATGCTGTATTTTTTTGATCTGGATGAATGACAGGTATCTATATGCAGTATGAACCCTTATCCACATCCGTGGATATCCATTATTCGATATCCATGGTTGCATTTAAATCATTCTCCAATAATATATTCCCCCTAGAAGTGTTTCTGGGCCTTTGTAGATCCTTTGGTGTGATTCAATAGTATGCTTCCTGCCCAAATGTAATCAAAATATAAAGCTTGCTATTATCCACattttcaggtatccatggagaATCTTGAAAAGTATCCCCTGCAGGTACAGGAGTCATACTGAATAccaaatgatgcattttaatcaAAGTCAAGTATCTCTAGCAGATGATCACTTGAAAAGGGGATATTGCTGAACAGACCAACAAAGAATCTGaataacagaaagaaagaaaaagatggacCTGTAAAGTTGCAGCCCTAATCATCCTGAGTAAGAAGCAAATACCATAGCTTGGAAAGAGGTCAGGTAGAACAGCCAACTGAATAACGTGTTTCAGTACTGTGGATTAGACTTCTGT
Protein-coding sequences here:
- the ptcd2 gene encoding pentatricopeptide repeat-containing protein 2, mitochondrial isoform X2 — its product is MRLCYELDLEASAFELIKDQALHGFFSESTSFNILMDMLFNKGQYERALEVLLEMKQQGIKFNRETYFLAFAICYKLNSPESCKICTTLLEDAQLKGDQMPRKAYYFAVAFALKQNDVVKARSYFSQIINTESRICNNLKLLLQAESGDLDNLVQTLERAVDSSASDFVKKPEFCVEVLSTAREKLEDNPTLCIWFEEIMAKLQASGQVTSLSLDDLLCQTPQSKRRHTQLLKQKQVSRRTLKPLHSALLAE